One genomic window of Salmo salar chromosome ssa12, Ssal_v3.1, whole genome shotgun sequence includes the following:
- the LOC106565314 gene encoding progonadoliberin-2, translated as MVSVARLVFMLGLLLCLGAQLSSSQHWSHGWYPGGKRELDSFTTSEISEEIKLCEAGECSYLRPQRRNILKNIILDVLAREFQKRK; from the exons ATGGTGAGTGTGGCTAGACTAGTGTTTATGTTGGGGTTGCTGCTGTGTCTGGGAGCCCAGCTGTCTTCCTCCCAGCACTGGTCCCATGGCTGGTACCCTGGAGGCAAGAGGGAGCTGGACTCATTTACCACCTCTGAG atTTCAGAGGAGATTAAACTCTGTGAGGCAGGAGAATGCAGCTACCTGAGACCCCAGCGAAGGAACATCCTTAAAAACATTATT TTGGATGTCCTGGCCAGAGAATTTCAGAAGAGAAAATAA